From Alligator mississippiensis isolate rAllMis1 chromosome 9, rAllMis1, whole genome shotgun sequence, one genomic window encodes:
- the FBXL21 gene encoding F-box/LRR-repeat protein 3 has product MKRTRQAVKAEYPVLQTEEKTKKQRTCFYGPVFSKSHMQTLDWGSLPHHILLCIFQFLPLVDRAWASSVCRRWNEVFHIPDLWRKFEFELTQPATSYLKSTHPDLIQQIIKRHANHLQYVSFKVDSSTESAEAACDILSQLVNCSIKTLGLISTAKPSFMNVCKTHFASALTVVFINSKSLSSIKIDDTPVDDPSLKVLVANNSDTLKLLKMSSCPHVSPAGILCVADQCHGLRELALNYYILSDELLLALSSEKHVNLEHLRIDVVSENPGQVEFHTIKKQSWDALVKHSPKVNIVMYFFLYEEEFDAFFREETPVTHLYFGRAVSKAMLGRIGMNCPRLIELVVCANGLQPLDDELICIAERCKNLTAMGLGECEVTCRGFIEFVKMCGGRLTQLSIMEEVLIPDNDYNLDQIHSEVSKHLGRMWFPDMMPTW; this is encoded by the exons atgaaGAGAACCAGGCAGGCAGTTAAAGCTGAGTACCCAGTTcttcaaacagaagaaaaaacaaaaaaacaaaggacCTGTTTTTATGGACCAGTATTTAGCAAGTCACACATGCAAACTTTGGACTGGGGAAGCCTCCCACATCACATTCTTTTATGCATTTTTCAGTTTCTGCCTTTAGTAGATCGTGCATGGGCATCTTCTGTTTGTCGAAGGTGGAAtgaagtttttcacattcctgaccTCTGGAGAAAGTTTGAATTTGAGCTTACCCAGCCTGCTACTTCTTACTTAAAGTCTACTCACCCTGATCTCATTCAGCAAATCATCAAGAGACATGCTAATCATCTGCAGTATGTCAGCTTCAAG GTTGATAGTAGCACTGAGTCAGCAGAAGCAGCCTGTGACATCCTTTCACAGTTGGTGAATTGTTCTATCAAGACATTAGGTTTGATTTCAACTGCCAAGCCAAGCTTCATGAATGTCTGCAAG ACTCACTTTGCATCAGCGCTGACAGTAGTTTTTATTAACTCGAAGTCGTTATCATCCATCAAGATTGATGACACCCCAGTTGATGATCCTTCCTTGAAGGTTCTTGTTGCTAACAACAGTGATACTCTAAAACTACTGAAAATGAGCAGCTGTCCTCATGTGTCACCCGCTG GAATTCTGTGTGTCGCAGACCAGTGCCACGGCCTTAGGGAGCTGGCTTTGAACTATTACATATTAAGTGATGAACTGCTGCTCGCTCTTTCAAGTGAGAAACATGTTAACCTTGAGCATCTGCGCATAGACGTCGTGAGCGAAAATCCTGGACAGGTTGAATTTCATaccattaaaaaacaaagctgGGATGCACTTGTAAAGCATTCTCCCAAAGTCAATATTGTgatgtatttttttctgtatgaGGAAGAATTTGATGCATTTTTCAGAGAGGAAACCCCTGTTACGCACCTTTATTTTGGTCGCGCAGTAAGCAAAGCCATGCTAGGTCGTATTGGCATGAACTGTCCAAGATTAATTGAGTTAGTGGTATGCGCTAATGGACTTCAGCCTTTAGATGATGAACTCATTTGTATTGCCGAACGCTGTAAAAACCTAACAGCCATGGGGCTTGGGGAATGTGAAGTAACCTGCAGAGGCTTTATTGAGTTTGTAAAGATGTGTGGAGGCAGGCTTACCCAACTTTCTATCATGGAAGAAGTACTAATTCCAGACAATGATTACAACCTGGACCAAATTCATTCTGAAGTCTCCAAACACCTGGGAAGAATGTGGTTCCCAGATATGATGCCCACATGGTAA
- the LOC102557978 gene encoding myeloid protein 1, with the protein MPTLKLIVFAGLVSIVAAQQWGQICQGNPTNEIRGCDSYGCGHYNAARKGSKGKHLAVDVVCRDGSEVRAPFSGIITKVRGDFHIGINVDGVQIRGEEFCVKLMFVQIAFQIKNGRVRRGEVIGTMQNMQQMFPGIISHIHVENCDHSDPTPNLGGGQIVRPRPPFPPRPPVPPPEPIRPPLPPQQVGWSAVCAGNPSNKIRGCDNYGCGYYHAPRKHGKGKHTGVDVECHDGATVFAPFSGRLSGPVRPFNNGNAIDNGIQITGVEFCVKLLAIKPYTYSGHVTKGQRIGTMLPMQKVFPGIISHIHVENCDGSDPTFQLTNGQQNQQGQGT; encoded by the exons ATGCCAACCCTCAAACTGATTGTGTTTGCTGGTCTGGTTTCCATTG TTGCTGCACAACAATGGGGACAAATTTGTCAGGGGAATCCCACAAATGAAATCAGAGGCTGTGATTCATATGGCTGTGGACACTACAATGCTGCAAG aaaggGCAGTAAAGGAAAACATCTTGCTGTGGATGTGGTCTGCAGAGATGGATCGGAAGTTCGTGCTCCTTTCTCTGGTATTATTACCAAAGTGAGGGGAGACTTCCATATTGGTATCAACGTTGATGGAGTTCAAATTCGTGGAGAAG AATTCTGTGTGAAACTGATGTTTGTCCAGATTGCTTTCCAAATCAAAAACGGCAGGGTTAGGAGGGGAGAAGTTATTGGAACAATGCAGAACATGCAACAGATGTTTCCTGGTATCATCTCGCACATCCACGTTGAGAACTGTGACCACTCGGATCCTACTCCTAACCTTGGAGGAGGTCAAATAG ttcgTCCACGACCTCCTTTCCCTCCACGACCTCCGGTCCCTCCTCCAGAACCGATCCGTCCTCCGCTGCCGCCGCAGCAGGTGGGATGGAGTGCTGTGTGCGCGGGCAATCCTTCAAACAAAATAAGAGGCTGTGATAACTATGGCTGTGGATACTACCATGCTCCAAG AAAACATGGTAAAGGAAAACATACGGGCGTGGATGTCGAATGCCATGATGGAGCTACAGTCTTTGCTCCTTTTAGTGGCAGACTTTCTGGTCCAGTCAGACCATTCAACAACGGTAACGCCATTGACAATGGAATCCAAATTACTGGAGTAG AATTCTGTGTGAAACTGCTGGCTATCAAGCCTTACACCTACAGTGGCCACGTCACAAAGGGGCAGCGTATTGGAACAATGCTGCCGATGCAGAAAGTATTCCCTGGTATCATCTCTCACATCCATGTTGAGAACTGTGACGGCTCGGATCCTACTTTTCAACTTACAAATGGACAACAAAACCAACAAGGACAGGGAACATAA
- the LOC132243344 gene encoding leukocyte cell-derived chemotaxin-2-like, which yields MLTMKVIVLAGLLSIVVAGPWGQVCDGNPGNSKRTCDRHGCGHYNAPRGKGLHKGVDVLCRDGSTVRAPFSGRIDRRANPYGNGNAVDNGVQLSGSGYCIKMFYIQPVKYSGSIKKGETLGRMLPMQKVYPEIQSHVHIQNCDRSDPTSNL from the exons ATGTTGACAATGAAGGTGATCGTTCTTGCTGGCTTACTGTCCATTG tTGTGGCGGGACCCTGGGGACAAGTATGTGATGGCAACCCCGGAAATAGTAAAAGGACTTGTGATCGCCATGGCTGTGGACACTATAATGCTCCAAG AGGAAAAGGGTTGCATAAAGGAGTGGATGTGTTATGTCGGGATGGATCAACAGTGCGGGCACCTTTCAGTGGAAGAATTGACAGGCGGGCGAATCCTTATGGAAATGGTAATGCTGTTGACAATGGCGTCCAGCTTTCTGGATCAG GTTACTGCATCAAGATGTTTTATATCCAACCAGTTAAATACAGTGGATCCATCAAGAAGGGTGAAACCCTAGGTAGAATGCTACCAATGCAAAAAGTATACCCTGAGATTCAGTCTCACGTTCACATCCAGAATTGTGATCGGTCAGATCCCACCTCCAACTTGTAA